GCTTGCCAGTCTCCCACCCACGTCAATGCGTGACAGAGTTCTTTGACATATCCACCAGCTTTTCGTGTGTGCTGGTTACCCATGTAAAAGAAATAGCGCCCAAGCACAGCACGGATCATACGGGTAACGTTCCCCCCTCCCCAGGACCGAAGACGACGCCAGGACGCACGATTGTCAGCCGCCGGCCCTTCTCAGCACGCTGCCAGGCGAGATGAATCTTTTCTGCTGTTAATTTTGACGCGCCATAAGGAGAAATTGGCACAGGTAGTGAGGTTTCGTCTTTTCGCTCCTCTGTCGGTCCATATGGTGCAATACTGCTAGTAAAAATAATGGTCGAACACTGCACCTGTTCGGCCCAGGCACAGACGTGCTCTGCTCCTGGTAAGTTGGTGGCGAAATATTCCTCAGGCTCGTGTCCTGGTTCACGATGCACGGCAGCGAGGTTTACTACGAGGTGGGCTTGAGAGGGGAGTTGGGCATGGGCAATGGGCTGCCGGACATCCAAGGTGAGCACCTGCACTCGTCCTTGCTGGAAAGCCTCTTGGAGTGGTATAGGCCACGTCGACGGTTGCGTTGGACGAAAATCTACCAACCAGACCTTCTCTCCCATCCCGGTCGACAAGAGATGCGAAGCGAAATGGGATCCAATAAAGCCTGTTCCGCCAAACAACACACAATGCTGAAAAGTTTGTT
Above is a window of Deltaproteobacteria bacterium DNA encoding:
- a CDS encoding NAD(P)-dependent oxidoreductase — its product is MRNWRVMSEQTFQHCVLFGGTGFIGSHFASHLLSTGMGEKVWLVDFRPTQPSTWPIPLQEAFQQGRVQVLTLDVRQPIAHAQLPSQAHLVVNLAAVHREPGHEPEEYFATNLPGAEHVCAWAEQVQCSTIIFTSSIAPYGPTEERKDETSLPVPISPYGASKLTAEKIHLAWQRAEKGRRLTIVRPGVVFGPGEGGTLPV